The following DNA comes from Spirulina major PCC 6313.
GAATCCCGACGGCTTGGCTCAACTCGAACAAAAACGCCTCGAAATTACCCAAAAACGTTCAGAGGTCGCCACCCAACAGCGCGAGGTGCAACAGGCAGAGGTCAACCTCCTCAAAGCCCAACGTACCCAACGCAGTCAGGCCGATAATCGTACCGCACTGCAACAGGCTGAACTTGCCCTCTCCCGTGCCCAAGAAGACTTACGCAGCCTTGAACAGGATATCCCCGACCGAGAAGAGAAGGTACGCACCACAGCGGATCTCGTCGAACAGGGGTATCTGGCAGCGGAGGAATTACAGCAAGTGCAGCAAGAGTTACGCAATGCTCAAGCTCGCCTCGCCAATCAACGGCGGACGGTGGAAGAGGCTCGCTTAACGGTGACGAATTTGCAACTGGAGCGATCGCAAACCCTCAACGATCAACAGGATACGATTCAAAGCCAACAGATCGCCCTGGCCAACAGCCGCCAAGCGGTGGAGGTGAGTCTGCAAGCCTTGGCTGTGGCACAACTCAATCTCCAACGGGATGAAGAAAGCTTCGCCAACAGTAGCCTGATTCGGGCGACGACAGACGGGCGTGTTTTGGCGATTCATGCTCAAACGGGGGATGTGTTGCAGGCGGGCGATCGCCTCCTCACCATTGGCGACCCCCGCCGCGAAGAAGTGGAAGTTCAACTCACCACCCTCCAAGTCCCCCTGATCGCCATCGCCCAACCTGCTACTGTGGAAGCGATCGGAACCGTGTCCGGCACATTTCCGGCGCGGGTGGAACGGGTGGACAGAGTGGCGATCGCATCGAGCGAAAGTAGTTCCTTTGGGGGTGGGGATGATCCCGGTCGGGTGGCGGCGGTGATTATCCTCGAACGGCCGAGCGGCACATTAATTCCCGGCAGTCAAGTCAGCGTCACCATTGAAGTGGAAGCCGAGCGGAATGTGGTTGCTGTGCCGTCGCTGGTGGTGCAAGAGGAGGGGGATTCTGCCTATGTATGGATCATGAGTGAAGCCGGGACTGCGGAAAAACAACCGATTGAAATTGGACTCCAGGGGGACGAACGCACCGCCATTCTCGATGGCTTAGAGGCGGGCGATCGCATCATTTCCCCCTCCCCTGACCAATCCCTCACCGAGGGCAGCCCCGTGAAATCCAGAGACACCCCCCCACCGGAGGAGGCCCCATGAGTCAGTTGGGCGTGATGGATCTGATCGGCTTGGCGGTGCATGCCCTGCGGCGCAATGGATTGCGGACAGGTTTAACCGGATTGGGTATTTTCCTCGGTGTAGCCGCCACCAGTGCCACCCTGCAAGTGCAGCATATTACCAGCCAACGGATTCAACAACGGTTTGCCGAACGGGAAGCCCCCCGCGTCCAAGCGTGGGTGTGGCGGCGGGGCCAACTGGCGGATCTAGCGGCGATTCAAACGGAGTTGGCGGGGGTTGCCTCGGTGAGTGCGGCGATGGGGTTAGGGTGGTCGCAACAGGCCATCTATCAGGATCGTTCGGTTCCTGTCCAAGGGATGGCCGTCAGTGATACCTATTTCACCACCACCGGACGGCAAATGGTTCAAGGTCGCTACCTCAATGCTACGGATTTTTCAGACTATCGCTCTGTGGTGGTGATTGATCAAACCTTGGCCCAACAGATGTTTCGCGATCGCGACCCCATCGGCACAAACATTTACCTGAGCGGGATGGCGTGGCAGGTGGTGGGGGTGATGGAAACGAAAACCACTGAGCAGCGCGGCTCAGGGGAACAGGAGGGGGAATTGGTGATTCCCCTCAGCACCCAAATGGCCTTAACCGGACGGCAACAGGTGGATCACATTTTCGTGCGGCCGGATGATCTCAGGGATTTAGAACGCCTTGAAGGTCAAGTGAAAACCCTCCTCCAACAACGTCACCCGGAATACTTACAGGGGATTTGGGCCCAGTTTGATGCACCCCGCACAGCAACCAACGTGGCGGATATCCAAGCGGATCAGGAGACGTTAGCCACGGCGACGCGATCGCTGTTAGGTGTGGGGGCGATCGCATTGGCGATCGCCGGTGTCGGAATTGCCAATATTACCGTGGCCAGTACCCTCGAACGGACGCGAGAAATTGGCCTGCGGCGGGCGATTGGGGCGACTCAAGGGGATGTGCTTTGGCAGTTTGTTTTAGAGTCGGTGGTGGTGAGTGTGGTGGGGGGCGTGATTGCGATCGCCACTATCGAAGGGGTCACCCTCGGCATCACCCGCTATGAACCCTTTGGATTACCTGCCTATGAATTTAATGGCCGCAATGCCCTGTTGGCCTTAGGGGCGGCGATCGCCGTGGGGATTGGGTCGAGCGTCGCCCCCGCCCTCCGCGCCAGTCGCCTTGATCCCGTCAAAGCCCTCCGGAGTTGATCCCCCATGGCCCTGTCTCCCCGCAATCTTTTGATCATCACGCTCAACGCCCTGCGCGGCAATCCGATCCGCTCGGCGTTAACCACCGTGGGCATTTTCATGGGGGTGCTGGCCGTCAACGGTACGCTGCAAGTCCAAACCATCAGCCAAGGCCTGATCGCCCGTCAACTCAACGCCCAAATCGCCCCGCAACTCTTCACCTGGATTGATCCCGGCATTACCTCCCGCGAACAAGCCCAAGCGATCGCCCGTCTCGGCGGGGTGGAGGCGATCGCCAATGATGCCTGGGGATGGTTTGGCCCGGTGAGTCGTCA
Coding sequences within:
- a CDS encoding efflux RND transporter periplasmic adaptor subunit, producing MTQTAQKRYQTGIRWIIGSGAIALLSVGGVAWWLWRPTASTVEVEVITVERGDVLKTVTAGGLVKVGNQQTLNAPTTANNTAIVERIEVTINSPIQNNQILMRLRNPDGLAQLEQKRLEITQKRSEVATQQREVQQAEVNLLKAQRTQRSQADNRTALQQAELALSRAQEDLRSLEQDIPDREEKVRTTADLVEQGYLAAEELQQVQQELRNAQARLANQRRTVEEARLTVTNLQLERSQTLNDQQDTIQSQQIALANSRQAVEVSLQALAVAQLNLQRDEESFANSSLIRATTDGRVLAIHAQTGDVLQAGDRLLTIGDPRREEVEVQLTTLQVPLIAIAQPATVEAIGTVSGTFPARVERVDRVAIASSESSSFGGGDDPGRVAAVIILERPSGTLIPGSQVSVTIEVEAERNVVAVPSLVVQEEGDSAYVWIMSEAGTAEKQPIEIGLQGDERTAILDGLEAGDRIISPSPDQSLTEGSPVKSRDTPPPEEAP
- a CDS encoding ABC transporter permease, which gives rise to MSQLGVMDLIGLAVHALRRNGLRTGLTGLGIFLGVAATSATLQVQHITSQRIQQRFAEREAPRVQAWVWRRGQLADLAAIQTELAGVASVSAAMGLGWSQQAIYQDRSVPVQGMAVSDTYFTTTGRQMVQGRYLNATDFSDYRSVVVIDQTLAQQMFRDRDPIGTNIYLSGMAWQVVGVMETKTTEQRGSGEQEGELVIPLSTQMALTGRQQVDHIFVRPDDLRDLERLEGQVKTLLQQRHPEYLQGIWAQFDAPRTATNVADIQADQETLATATRSLLGVGAIALAIAGVGIANITVASTLERTREIGLRRAIGATQGDVLWQFVLESVVVSVVGGVIAIATIEGVTLGITRYEPFGLPAYEFNGRNALLALGAAIAVGIGSSVAPALRASRLDPVKALRS